One Euphorbia lathyris chromosome 1, ddEupLath1.1, whole genome shotgun sequence DNA segment encodes these proteins:
- the LOC136211113 gene encoding uncharacterized protein yields the protein MENKFQNLRFAANYPSNAFKILVSPMQVGGALPEYCADTDLRLDSPGSSVTCMPPSKGIKRKWNLIDGSMGQHVGSSLSLGLGRPSSSSDSKGSSATACTTMSSAKETDEESSMDLELDFSLHLGNEKMLSPKKFVRSNLKGLELQRKVDLELSLSTGPSESGITNVFPGSTPLEFSMEMPLAFGGVSNVDEGATSCSWKTGIAFAASQNKEASFCLNQTPRTCDPTSIVPDLSSSVITTPNSSVTCTSGITQRRQQQQLQQQQRNSISKLCQIEGCGKGARGASGRCISHGGGRRCQKHGCHKGAEGRTVYCKAHGGGRRCEFLGCTKSAEGRTDYCIAHGGGRRCSREGCTRAARGKSGLCIRHGGGKRCQKEDCTKSAEGLSGLCISHGGGRRCQATGCTKGAQGSTMFCKAHGGGKRCTAPGCTKGAEGSTPFCKGHGGGKRCAFHGGGICTKSVHGGTNFCVAHGGGKRCAIPDCTKSARGRTDYCVRHGGGKRCKSEGCGKSAQGSTDFCKAHGGGKRCSWGHPGSEYGVQTTDPCNSFARGKTGLCALHSGLVQDKRVHGGATLGPMIHDPKVTHLEKMKELATVDDMNVDIANKAADLKHFGYPNVHIPVQETAPVFIPEGRVHGGSLMAMLGGGGGSSGPSIGSTSNQTLPGDSSQQPRKSRMMPQSWM from the coding sequence ATGGAGAACAAGTTCCAGAACTTGAGATTTGCTGCTAATTATCCCTCAAATGCATTCAAGATTTTGGTCAGTCCAATGCAAGTTGGAGGAGCTCTGCCTGAATATTGTGCAGATACCGACTTACGTCTTGATTCCCCCGGTTCTTCTGTCACTTGCATGCCTCCTTCAAAGGGAATAAAACGGAAATGGAATTTGATTGATGGATCCATGGGTCAACATGTTGGCTCTTCCTTATCTCTTGGGCTCGGTCGCCCATCAAGTTCCTCAGATAGCAAGGGAAGTTCAGCAACTGCTTGCACAACAATGTCTTCAGCAAAAGAAACTGATGAGGAGTCCTCAATGGATCTTGAGTTGGATTTTTCCCTCCATCTTGGCAACGAAAAGATGCTGAGTCCAAAGAAATTTGTTAGATCAAATCTTAAAGGACTGGAATTGCAGCGGAAGGTTGACCTGGAGTTGAGTCTTTCTACTGGGCCTTCAGAATCCGGTATTACTAATGTCTTTCCAGGCTCTACTCCACTGGAATTTAGCATGGAGATGCCTCTTGCCTTTGGTGGGGTTTCCAATGTGGATGAAGGAGCAACATCATGTAGTTGGAAAACAGGGATTGCATTCGCTGCTTCACAGAACAAAGAGGCGAGTTTCTGCCTCAATCAGACTCCAAGAACTTGTGATCCAACTTCAATTGTTCCAGATCTCTCATCTAGTGTAATAACAACACCAAACAGTTCAGTCACCTGTACTTCTGGGATAACACAGCGGCGACAGCAGCAACAACTACAGCAACAACAACGCAATTCTATATCCAAATTGTGTCAGATTGAGGGATGTGGAAAGGGAGCCAGAGGTGCTTCTGGCCGTTGTATCTCCCATGGTGGTGGCCGGAGGTGTCAAAAGCATGGCTGCCACAAGGGAGCTGAGGGACGTACTGTGTACTGCAAAGCCCACGGGGGTGGCCGACGATGTGAATTTCTTGGGTGCACTAAAAGTGCAGAAGGACGCACAGATTATTGTATTGCCCATGGTGGTGGTCGAAGATGCAGTCGTGAAGGTTGCACTCGGGCAGCAAGAGGCAAATCAGGATTGTGCATTCGACATGGTGGTGGGAAGAGATGTCAGAAAGAAGATTGCACAAAAAGTGCAGAAGGTCTCTCTGGCCTTTGCATCTCTCATGGAGGCGGCCGCCGATGCCAAGCTACAGGATGTACTAAAGGTGCACAAGGGAGCACTATGTTCTGCAAAGCACATGGTGGCGGCAAACGCTGCACAGCACCAGGTTGTACCAAGGGTGCTGAAGGGAGTACTCCTTTCTGCAAGGGTCATGGAGGAGGCAAAAGGTGTGCCTTCCATGGTGGCGGAATTTGTACGAAGAGTGTCCATGGAGGGACTAATTTCTGCGTGGCACACGGGGGTGGCAAGAGGTGCGCTATACCTGACTGTACCAAGAGTGCAAGAGGACGAACAGATTATTGTGTCCGTCACGGTGGTGGTAAAAGATGCAAATCCGAAGGCTGTGGCAAAAGCGCACAAGGCAGTACAGATTTCTGCAAAGCACATGGTGGTGGAAAGAGATGCTCGTGGGGCCATCCCGGGTCAGAATACGGTGTCCAAACTACTGATCCTTGTAATTCATTCGCAAGGGGCAAAACAGGTCTCTGTGCACTCCATAGCGGCTTAGTACAGGATAAGAGGGTTCACGGTGGTGCCACATTAGGACCCATGATCCATGACCCTAAAGTCACCCACCTTGAGAAAATGAAAGAACTAGCCACCGTTGACGACATGAATGTTGATATTGCCAACAAAGCTGCTGATTTGAAACATTTTGGTTATCCAAATGTTCACATACCTGTTCAGGAAACAGCACCCGTCTTCATACCAGAAGGCAGAGTGCACGGTGGCAGTTTGATGGCAATGCTGGGCGGTGGTGGTGGTTCTTCCGGACCCAGCATTGGCTCAACCAGCAACCAAACTCTACCTGGTGATTCATCACAGCAACCCAGAAAATCTCGCATGATGCCGCAAAGCTGGATGTaa